In one Pseudomonas marginalis genomic region, the following are encoded:
- a CDS encoding ferritin-like domain-containing protein, whose product MTEVNLTDVATLRSRARQNVENGAVTEGYDADREEIIRLLNGSLATELVCVLRYKRHYFMASGVKAAVAAQEFLEHATQEAEHADKLAERIVQLGGAPEFNPDLLSKNSHAQYVAGNSLKEMVYEDLVAERIAVDSYREIIQYIGDKDPTTRRLFEEILAQEEEHADDMADILESL is encoded by the coding sequence ATGACTGAAGTAAACTTGACTGACGTTGCGACCCTGCGCAGCCGCGCCCGCCAGAACGTCGAAAACGGTGCCGTGACCGAGGGCTATGACGCCGACCGCGAAGAGATCATCCGCCTGCTCAACGGCTCCCTGGCCACTGAACTGGTGTGTGTGCTGCGCTACAAGCGCCACTACTTCATGGCCAGCGGCGTCAAAGCTGCCGTCGCAGCGCAGGAATTCCTCGAACACGCCACCCAGGAAGCCGAGCACGCCGACAAACTCGCCGAACGCATCGTGCAACTGGGCGGCGCGCCGGAGTTCAACCCGGACCTGCTGTCGAAGAACTCCCATGCCCAATACGTGGCCGGTAACAGCTTGAAGGAAATGGTCTACGAAGACCTGGTGGCCGAGCGGATCGCGGTGGACAGCTATCGTGAAATCATCCAGTACATCGGTGATAAGGATCCAACCACGCGCCGTCTGTTTGAAGAGATCCTGGCTCAGGAAGAAGAGCATGCGGACGATATGGCCGACATCCTCGAAAGCCTGTAA
- a CDS encoding esterase/lipase family protein, with amino-acid sequence MSQSLATRYPLVLVPGMLGFVRLGFFPYWYGIVPALRAGGAQVFPIQVAPLDSSEVRGEQLLAQIERIRLETGVDKVNLIGHSQGALTARYAAATRPEWVASVTSVAGPNHGSELADHIHAHYPADSVKGRLMSALFHLVATLMSLLETGYRGPRFKADLQASHHSLTSAGVALFNRKYPQGLPHTWGGHGAEVVNGVRYYSWSGTLQPGKTDRGRNLLDGTNRSCRLFARSFVREKGQCDGMVGRCSSHLGRVIGDDYALDHFDIVNQSMGLVGKGAEPIRLFVEHAQRLKAAGV; translated from the coding sequence ATGTCGCAGTCGTTAGCCACGCGTTATCCCTTGGTGCTGGTGCCCGGCATGCTCGGGTTCGTGCGCCTGGGGTTTTTCCCTTACTGGTACGGCATTGTCCCGGCATTGCGGGCGGGTGGGGCGCAGGTGTTTCCCATCCAGGTGGCGCCGCTGGACTCCAGCGAGGTGCGTGGCGAGCAGCTGCTGGCGCAGATCGAGCGGATTCGCCTTGAGACCGGCGTCGACAAGGTCAACCTGATCGGCCATAGCCAGGGCGCGCTGACCGCCCGTTATGCGGCGGCCACGCGCCCGGAGTGGGTGGCGTCGGTGACGTCGGTGGCCGGGCCCAACCACGGTTCGGAACTGGCGGACCATATCCACGCCCATTATCCGGCCGACAGCGTGAAGGGGCGGCTGATGAGCGCACTGTTTCATCTGGTTGCAACGCTGATGAGCCTGCTGGAAACCGGTTATCGCGGCCCGCGCTTCAAGGCGGACTTGCAGGCGTCCCACCATTCCCTGACCAGCGCAGGTGTGGCGCTGTTCAACCGCAAGTATCCCCAAGGGTTGCCGCACACCTGGGGCGGGCACGGGGCGGAGGTGGTCAATGGCGTGCGCTACTACTCATGGTCCGGCACCTTGCAACCGGGCAAGACCGATCGCGGACGCAACCTGCTGGACGGGACGAATCGCAGTTGCCGATTGTTTGCCCGCAGCTTCGTGCGCGAGAAGGGCCAGTGCGACGGTATGGTCGGGCGCTGCAGCTCGCACCTGGGGCGGGTGATCGGCGATGACTACGCCCTGGACCACTTCGATATCGTCAACCAATCCATGGGCCTGGTCGGCAAGGGCGCCGAGCCTATCCGCCTGTTCGTCGAGCATGCCCAGCGCCTGAAGGCGGCCGGGGTTTAA
- a CDS encoding DMT family transporter, translating to MQYAYPLLAIFIWAGNTVVNKLAVGSIFPAEIGFYRWLLAALLFTPFMLKPVIAHWPLIRPNLGKICILGVLGMAVYQSLAYYAASLTSATNMGIILSLMPLMALTAAIISLGQRLTFGALTGAVLSFAGVVVVVSAGSLGALLQHGVNLGDAMMLVATLAYAIYSTLLKKWQLRLPPLVLLYLQVLVAVVVLFPLFLFSAKAGLGWTNIPLVLYACLLASMLAPLAWMHSVKTLGPSRTTLFFNLLPLITALIAAVVLREELALYHLVGGLLTLGGVILSERWTTPVRRQA from the coding sequence ATGCAATACGCGTATCCCCTGCTGGCCATTTTTATCTGGGCCGGCAATACCGTGGTCAACAAACTGGCCGTGGGTTCGATCTTCCCCGCTGAAATCGGCTTTTACCGCTGGTTACTGGCTGCATTGCTGTTTACACCGTTCATGCTCAAGCCGGTCATCGCCCACTGGCCGCTGATCCGCCCGAACCTGGGCAAAATCTGCATCCTCGGCGTGCTGGGCATGGCGGTGTACCAGAGCCTGGCGTACTACGCTGCCTCGCTGACCAGCGCCACCAACATGGGCATCATCCTGTCGTTGATGCCGTTGATGGCGTTGACGGCGGCCATCATCAGCCTGGGCCAGCGCCTGACCTTTGGCGCGCTGACGGGTGCGGTGCTGTCGTTCGCCGGGGTGGTGGTGGTGGTGTCGGCCGGCAGCCTTGGCGCGTTGCTGCAGCACGGCGTGAACCTGGGCGATGCGATGATGCTGGTCGCGACCCTGGCCTACGCGATCTACAGCACCTTGTTGAAAAAATGGCAACTGCGCCTGCCGCCGCTGGTGCTCCTGTATTTGCAGGTGCTGGTGGCGGTGGTGGTGCTGTTTCCGCTGTTTCTGTTCTCGGCAAAAGCCGGCCTGGGCTGGACGAATATTCCGCTGGTGCTCTATGCGTGCTTGCTGGCTTCGATGCTCGCGCCACTGGCGTGGATGCATTCGGTGAAGACCCTGGGACCCAGCCGCACCACGTTGTTTTTCAACCTGCTGCCGTTGATTACCGCATTGATTGCGGCCGTGGTGCTCAGGGAAGAATTGGCGTTGTATCACCTGGTGGGCGGTTTGCTGACGTTGGGCGGGGTGATTTTGTCGGAGCGCTGGACCACACCGGTCCGCCGCCAGGCTTAA
- a CDS encoding AraC family transcriptional regulator — protein sequence MARHTVRLADFGSLPSPVYFRYSDFAPDTECTPHQHVWGSLDYSASGVMRMEVAGNRFMSPPQYAVWIPPNTEHSSYNAEAIVYRSVGLSPPLCEQLPQQPCTLAISDILKAILSDFAQRDVNIPHSDADIRLAQVLVDQLRQAPIHEGFLPYARHPGLLGVLEGMQADPADNRPLAHWAEQVHVSERTLARQFVRELGMSFGEWRQRLRYLAAIEALDSERSVQNVAFDLGYSSASAFIAMFQRQAGCTPEQYRRTNIRSR from the coding sequence ATGGCCCGACACACCGTACGCCTTGCGGATTTTGGCAGCCTGCCAAGCCCCGTGTACTTCCGTTACTCCGACTTTGCCCCCGACACTGAGTGCACCCCGCACCAGCATGTCTGGGGTTCGCTGGACTACTCCGCCAGTGGCGTAATGCGCATGGAAGTGGCCGGCAACCGCTTTATGTCGCCACCGCAATACGCGGTGTGGATCCCACCCAATACCGAACACAGTTCCTACAACGCCGAGGCGATTGTCTACCGTTCGGTGGGCCTTTCGCCGCCGCTCTGCGAGCAATTGCCCCAGCAGCCCTGCACCCTGGCGATCAGCGACATCCTCAAGGCCATCCTCAGCGACTTCGCCCAGCGTGACGTCAACATCCCGCACTCCGACGCCGATATTCGCCTGGCCCAGGTGCTGGTCGATCAGCTCAGGCAGGCGCCGATCCACGAGGGTTTTTTGCCCTACGCCCGCCACCCCGGGCTGCTCGGCGTGTTGGAAGGCATGCAGGCCGACCCCGCTGACAACCGCCCCCTGGCGCACTGGGCCGAGCAGGTGCATGTCAGCGAGCGCACCCTGGCGCGACAATTTGTGCGCGAGCTGGGCATGAGCTTCGGCGAATGGCGCCAACGCTTGCGCTACCTTGCCGCCATCGAAGCCCTCGACAGCGAGCGCAGTGTGCAAAATGTGGCGTTTGACCTCGGCTACAGCAGCGCCTCGGCGTTTATCGCGATGTTCCAGCGCCAGGCCGGCTGCACCCCGGAGCAGTACCGGCGGACGAATATTCGCAGCCGATGA
- a CDS encoding PsiF family protein: MKMLRIPLLMMGLLLCSQGFAATAQQNKMTTCNAEATTKTLKGDERKAFMKTCLSAPAANDAKTLTPQQQKMKDCNASAKTKALTGDARKTFMSTCLKN, translated from the coding sequence ATGAAGATGCTGCGTATTCCGTTGTTGATGATGGGCCTGCTGCTGTGTTCCCAGGGCTTTGCCGCCACCGCCCAGCAAAACAAGATGACCACTTGCAATGCCGAAGCCACCACCAAGACGCTCAAAGGCGACGAGCGCAAGGCTTTCATGAAAACCTGCCTGTCGGCCCCGGCGGCCAATGATGCGAAGACGCTCACCCCGCAACAGCAGAAGATGAAGGATTGCAATGCGTCGGCGAAAACCAAGGCGTTGACCGGCGATGCGCGCAAGACGTTCATGAGCACCTGCCTGAAGAATTGA
- a CDS encoding AI-2E family transporter, producing MPTFSQRHVLLLASYIIIFGGLLLVLPLKLLPSLLAGLLVYELVNMLTPQLQRLIEGRRARWLAVALLGTLIVSVLALIFAGAISFLLHEAENPGASLDKFMGVVDRARGQLPPFLDAYLPASAAEFRVAIGDWLSKHLSELQLVGKDAAHMFVTLLIGMVLGAIIALQRVPDLTKRKPLAAALFDRLHLLVQAFRNIVFAQIKIAALNTVFTAIFLAVVLPLCGIHLPLTKTLIVLTFLLGLLPVIGNLMSNTLITIVALSLSIWVAVAALGYLIVIHKVEYFLNARIVGGQISAKSWELLLAMLVFEAAFGLPGVVAGPIYYAYLKSELKLGGMV from the coding sequence ATGCCAACGTTTTCTCAGCGTCACGTGTTATTGCTGGCCAGCTACATCATCATTTTCGGCGGGTTGCTGCTGGTACTGCCGCTGAAATTGCTGCCCAGCCTGCTGGCCGGCCTGTTGGTCTATGAACTGGTCAACATGCTCACCCCCCAACTGCAACGGCTTATCGAAGGGCGCCGCGCGCGCTGGTTGGCGGTGGCCTTGCTCGGCACCCTGATCGTCAGCGTGCTAGCCCTGATCTTCGCCGGCGCCATCAGTTTCCTGCTTCACGAAGCGGAAAACCCCGGGGCTTCCCTGGATAAATTCATGGGTGTGGTCGACCGCGCGCGCGGCCAGTTGCCGCCGTTCCTCGATGCCTACCTGCCCGCCAGCGCGGCCGAATTTCGCGTGGCCATCGGCGATTGGCTCAGCAAGCACCTGAGCGAACTGCAACTGGTCGGCAAAGACGCCGCCCACATGTTCGTCACCCTGCTGATCGGCATGGTGCTCGGCGCGATCATCGCCCTGCAGCGGGTGCCTGACCTGACCAAACGCAAGCCCCTGGCCGCCGCACTGTTCGACCGCCTGCACCTGCTGGTCCAGGCCTTTCGCAACATCGTCTTCGCGCAAATCAAGATCGCCGCGCTCAACACCGTCTTTACCGCAATCTTCCTGGCTGTGGTGCTGCCGTTGTGCGGCATTCACCTGCCGCTGACCAAGACCCTGATCGTGCTGACCTTCCTGCTCGGCCTGTTGCCGGTGATCGGCAACCTGATGTCCAACACCCTGATCACCATCGTCGCGCTGTCGCTGTCGATCTGGGTGGCGGTGGCGGCGCTGGGGTATCTGATCGTGATCCACAAGGTCGAGTACTTCCTCAACGCGCGCATCGTCGGCGGGCAGATCAGTGCAAAATCGTGGGAATTGCTCCTGGCGATGCTGGTGTTTGAAGCGGCGTTTGGTTTGCCGGGGGTGGTGGCGGGGCCGATTTACTATGCGTATCTGAAGAGTGAGCTGAAGCTCGGCGGGATGGTTTAA
- a CDS encoding Hsp70 family protein, translating into MKNPSPARACGIDFGTSNSTVGWIRPGMETLIALEDDKITLPSVVFFNFEERRPVYGRLALHEYLENYEGRLMRSLKSLLGSKLIKHDTSVLGTAMPFTDLLALFIGQLKSRAEATAGREFEEVVLGRPVFFVDDDPMADQEAENTLVDVARKIGFKDISFQYEPIAAAFDYESTIEKEELVLIVDIGGGTSDFSLVRLSPDRRHNDNRQDDILATGGVHIGGTDFDKQLSLAGIMPLFGYGSRMKSGAYMPTSHHMNLATWHTINSVYSQKSQLALGSMRYDIEDTGGIDRLFKLIEQRAGHWLAMEVEETKIQLTHEDNRHVLLDRVEPGLSVDLSRALFESAIDGLLERVRNSVTQLLTDASVAVAQVDTVFFTGGSSGIPALRHSISAMLPNARHVEGNIFGSIGSGLAIEASKRYGC; encoded by the coding sequence ATGAAAAACCCATCCCCAGCCCGTGCCTGCGGTATCGACTTCGGCACGTCCAACTCCACCGTCGGCTGGATCCGCCCCGGCATGGAAACGCTTATCGCGCTGGAGGACGACAAGATCACCCTGCCGTCGGTGGTGTTCTTCAACTTCGAGGAGCGCCGCCCGGTCTACGGTCGCCTGGCCCTGCACGAATACCTGGAGAACTACGAAGGCCGGCTGATGCGCTCGCTCAAGAGCCTGCTGGGTTCCAAGTTGATCAAGCACGACACCAGCGTCTTGGGCACGGCGATGCCGTTCACCGACCTGCTGGCGCTGTTTATCGGCCAACTCAAGAGCCGCGCCGAAGCCACCGCCGGCCGCGAGTTCGAAGAAGTGGTGCTGGGCCGCCCGGTGTTTTTCGTCGATGACGACCCGATGGCCGACCAGGAGGCCGAAAACACCCTGGTCGACGTGGCGCGCAAGATCGGTTTCAAGGACATCTCGTTCCAGTACGAACCGATTGCCGCCGCGTTCGACTACGAATCCACCATCGAGAAGGAAGAGCTGGTACTGATCGTCGACATCGGCGGGGGTACGTCCGACTTCTCGCTGGTGCGCCTGTCCCCGGACCGCCGCCACAACGACAACCGCCAGGACGACATCCTCGCCACCGGCGGCGTGCACATCGGCGGTACCGACTTCGACAAGCAACTGTCCCTGGCCGGCATCATGCCGCTGTTCGGCTACGGCAGCCGCATGAAAAGCGGCGCCTACATGCCCACCAGCCACCACATGAACCTGGCGACCTGGCACACCATCAACTCGGTGTACTCGCAGAAATCCCAGCTGGCCCTGGGCAGCATGCGCTATGACATCGAAGACACTGGCGGCATCGACCGCCTGTTCAAGCTGATCGAACAGCGCGCCGGGCACTGGCTGGCCATGGAAGTGGAAGAGACCAAGATCCAGCTCACCCACGAAGACAACCGCCACGTGCTGCTGGACCGCGTTGAGCCGGGGTTGAGCGTGGACCTGAGCCGCGCACTGTTCGAGTCGGCCATCGATGGCTTGCTGGAGCGCGTGCGCAACAGCGTGACGCAGTTGCTCACCGATGCTTCGGTGGCGGTGGCCCAGGTGGACACGGTGTTCTTTACCGGCGGTTCCAGCGGCATCCCGGCGCTGCGCCACAGCATCTCGGCCATGCTGCCGAATGCGCGGCATGTGGAGGGGAATATCTTCGGCAGTATCGGCAGTGGTTTGGCAATTGAGGCGAGTAAGCGCTACGGCTGCTGA
- a CDS encoding DnaJ C-terminal domain-containing protein: protein MDFKDYYKILGVEPSADDKEIKAAYRKLARKYHPDVSKEKDAEAKFKDASEAYEALKSADKRAEYDELRKYGQHGQPFQGPPGWQSRGGFGGGQGTEDFSDFFSSIFGGRGDAFGGGQRRPTGRKGQDVEMQLSVFLEETLSTESKQISFQVPQYDASGRHVSNTTKSLNVKIPAGVADGERIRLKGQGAPGVGGGANGDLYLIVKFAPHPKFEVDGENLIINLPLAPWELALGAEVAVPTLTGKINLKVPAGSQNGQRMRAKGHGLLNKAGQRGFLYVQLKAVMPPAGDDGVKALWQELAKKAAFNPREQF, encoded by the coding sequence ATGGATTTCAAAGACTACTACAAGATTCTGGGTGTCGAGCCGAGCGCCGATGACAAGGAAATCAAGGCTGCCTATCGCAAGCTCGCGCGCAAATATCACCCGGACGTAAGCAAGGAAAAAGACGCCGAAGCCAAGTTCAAGGACGCGTCCGAAGCCTATGAAGCGCTTAAAAGCGCCGACAAGCGTGCCGAATATGACGAGTTGCGCAAATACGGCCAGCATGGCCAGCCGTTCCAGGGCCCGCCAGGCTGGCAGAGCCGTGGCGGGTTTGGCGGTGGCCAGGGCACCGAGGATTTTTCCGACTTCTTCAGCTCGATCTTTGGCGGGCGTGGCGATGCCTTCGGTGGCGGCCAGCGTCGTCCAACCGGGCGTAAAGGCCAGGACGTGGAGATGCAGCTGTCGGTGTTCCTCGAAGAGACACTGTCCACCGAGTCCAAGCAGATCAGCTTCCAGGTGCCGCAATACGACGCCTCGGGCCGGCATGTCAGCAACACCACCAAGAGCCTGAACGTGAAGATCCCCGCCGGTGTCGCCGACGGTGAGCGTATTCGCCTCAAAGGCCAGGGCGCACCGGGTGTTGGCGGCGGGGCCAACGGTGACCTGTACCTGATCGTCAAGTTTGCGCCGCACCCCAAGTTCGAAGTGGATGGCGAAAACCTGATCATCAACCTGCCGCTGGCACCATGGGAATTGGCGCTGGGCGCGGAAGTGGCCGTGCCGACCCTGACCGGCAAGATCAACCTCAAGGTGCCGGCCGGCAGCCAGAACGGCCAGCGCATGCGCGCCAAGGGCCATGGTTTGCTGAACAAGGCCGGGCAGCGCGGCTTCCTGTACGTGCAGCTCAAGGCGGTGATGCCACCGGCAGGCGATGACGGCGTGAAAGCGTTGTGGCAGGAGCTGGCCAAAAAAGCCGCGTTCAATCCGCGCGAGCAGTTCTAA
- the ureC gene encoding urease subunit alpha: protein MKISRQAYADMYGPTVGDKVRLADTELFVEVEQDFTVYGEEVKFGGGKVIRDGQGQSQLLAHEVVDTLITNALIIDHWGIVKADVGLKNGRIHAIGKAGNPDIQPGVTMAIGASTEVIAGEGMILTAGGIDSHVHFICPQQIEEALTSGVTTMIGGGTGPATGTNATTCTSGPWHLARMLQASDSFPMNIGFTGKGNASLPEPLIEQVKAGAIGLKLHEDWGTTPASIDNCLSVADQYDVQVAIHSDTLNESGFVETTLAALKGRTIHTYHTEGAGGGHAPDIIKACGFPNVLPSSTNPTRPFTRNTIDEHLDMLMVCHHLDPSIAEDVAFAESRIRRETIAAEDILHDLGAFSMISSDSQAMGRVGEVITRTWQTADKMKKQRGALPGDGPGNDNFRAKRYIAKYTINPAITHGISHIVGSIEVGKWADLVLWRPAFFGIKPTLILKGGAIASSLMGDANASIPTPQPVHYRPMFASFGSSLHATSLTFISQAALDAGLPQALGLKKQIGVVKGCRDVQKTDLIHNDYLPDIEVDPQTYQVKADGVLLWCEPADVLPMAQRYFLF, encoded by the coding sequence GCCTGGCCGACACCGAGCTGTTCGTCGAAGTCGAGCAGGACTTCACCGTCTACGGCGAAGAAGTGAAATTCGGCGGCGGCAAAGTGATCCGCGACGGCCAGGGCCAGAGCCAATTGCTCGCCCATGAAGTCGTCGACACCCTGATCACCAACGCGCTGATCATCGACCACTGGGGCATCGTCAAGGCCGACGTCGGCTTGAAGAACGGCCGCATCCACGCGATCGGCAAGGCCGGTAACCCGGATATCCAGCCCGGCGTGACCATGGCCATCGGCGCCAGCACCGAAGTGATCGCCGGCGAAGGCATGATCCTCACCGCCGGCGGCATCGACTCCCACGTGCATTTCATCTGCCCGCAGCAGATCGAAGAGGCGCTGACCAGCGGTGTCACCACCATGATCGGCGGCGGCACCGGGCCGGCCACCGGCACCAACGCCACCACCTGCACCTCCGGGCCCTGGCACCTGGCGCGCATGCTGCAGGCCAGCGACTCGTTCCCGATGAACATCGGGTTTACCGGCAAGGGCAACGCCAGCTTGCCCGAGCCGTTGATCGAACAGGTCAAGGCCGGCGCCATCGGCTTGAAGCTGCACGAAGACTGGGGCACCACGCCCGCCAGCATCGACAACTGCCTTAGCGTCGCCGACCAGTACGACGTACAGGTGGCGATCCACAGCGACACCCTCAACGAATCCGGTTTTGTCGAAACCACCCTGGCCGCGCTCAAGGGCCGCACCATCCACACCTACCACACCGAAGGTGCCGGCGGCGGCCACGCGCCGGACATCATCAAGGCCTGCGGCTTTCCCAACGTGCTGCCCAGCTCCACCAACCCGACAAGGCCGTTCACGCGCAACACCATCGACGAGCACCTGGACATGTTGATGGTCTGCCATCACCTGGACCCGAGTATTGCCGAAGACGTGGCCTTCGCCGAAAGCCGCATCCGCCGCGAGACCATCGCCGCCGAAGACATCCTGCACGACCTCGGCGCGTTCTCGATGATCAGCTCCGACAGCCAGGCCATGGGCCGCGTCGGTGAAGTGATCACGCGCACCTGGCAGACCGCCGACAAGATGAAGAAACAGCGCGGCGCCCTGCCCGGTGACGGCCCGGGCAACGACAACTTCCGCGCCAAGCGCTACATCGCCAAGTACACCATCAACCCGGCGATTACCCATGGCATCAGCCATATCGTCGGTTCCATCGAAGTGGGCAAGTGGGCTGACCTGGTGCTGTGGCGTCCGGCGTTTTTCGGCATCAAGCCGACCCTGATCCTAAAGGGCGGCGCGATTGCGTCCAGCCTGATGGGCGATGCCAATGCGTCGATCCCCACCCCGCAGCCGGTGCACTACCGCCCGATGTTCGCCAGTTTCGGCAGCTCATTGCATGCCACCAGCCTGACGTTTATCAGCCAGGCGGCGCTGGACGCAGGCTTGCCGCAAGCCCTGGGTTTGAAGAAGCAGATTGGGGTGGTGAAGGGCTGTCGCGACGTGCAGAAAACCGACCTGATCCACAACGATTACCTGCCGGACATCGAGGTGGACCCACAGACCTATCAGGTCAAGGCCGACGGGGTGCTGCTGTGGTGTGAACCGGCGGATGTGTTGCCGATGGCGCAGCGGTATTTCCTGTTCTGA